The genomic stretch GTGACCGTCGTCGCCAACGCCCTCCGTCTACGTCGCGCCCGCCTCGACGAGTAGGGGTGGCCGAGACGCCAAGGGCGACGGCCACGCCGACGGTCGGCTGGCTCGCCGCCCGCGCCCCGACTCGAGACTTTGCGCTTACGCCAACACTCGAGCGAAGTTCGCCAACGGACGCCGAGCCCAGCCACCGATTCGTGCCGATTGCACGACCATGCGTCTGAATCTCTCCATCGGGGCGAAGATCCTGTCCTTCGCCGGGGCCCTCTGCGCCCTGAATCTGATCATCGCGGGTGCCGGCATTCTCGGTATTCGCTCCATCCATACGGAGGGAGCCATTGTGGCGGAGAAGAGTCTCCCCGCCGTCACCCAAGCCAGCACCATGAACTACCTGCCCATGATCAACATGGTCCGGCTCTTCAGACTGCTCACCCCGATCTCCGACGCCGATCGCAAGGCCATCGAGACCGCCACGCTGGAGGATACGAAGACATTCTACGCAGCCGACAAGATCTACCAATCGACCATCACCACCCCGGAGGAGCGTGCCGCCTACGAGGAGTTGGACCGCCGCCACAGCAGCTACCTCGCCCTCCGCAAACAGTTCCTCGAACTCGTCGAGAAGGATCCCGAACAAGCGCAGTCCATTCTCGCCGTGCAGATGGCCGCCTCGCTGAACGAGTTCTCCGAGCAGACTCTTTCGATCCTCGGCAATGCCGCCGCCCAAGGCGAAGCCAGCGGTCGCGCCCTCGTCTCCACCGTCGAGCGCACGTCGCTCGTCCTCGTCTCGGTCGCCATCGCCGGCATCGCGTTGAGCGTCGCGCTTGCCCTCGTCGTCGCCCGCTCGATCACCCGCCCGCTTTCGAAGACGGTCGAGTTCGCCGAGACGGTCGCCGGCGGCGACCTCACCCGATCGATGGACGTCCGAGGCAACGACGAGATCGCCGCTCTCACCCGCTCGCTCAACGACATGGTCCACGGCCTGCGCACGTCCATCGGAGCCATCGCCCGCGGCTCGCACGCCCTCGACAACACGTCCCAGGAGTTGAGTGCCCTCGGCTCCGAGGTCAGCACCAATGCCGAGGAAACCTCCAGCCAATCCTCCGCCGCAGCCAGCGCCGCCGAACAGGTCAGCGCCAGTGTCGCCACGGTTGCCACCGCCTCGGAGGAGATGACCGCCTCGATCCGCGAGATCGCCCAACGTGCCACCGAGGCCGCCCACATCGCGGCTCGCGCCGCCGAGGTCGCGGCCACGACCAACTCCACCGTCGCCACTCTCGGCGAATCCAGCCGCCGCGTCGGAGACGTGATCAAGGTCATCACCACCATCGCTGAACAGACCAACCTCCTCGCCCTCAACGCCACGATCGAAGCGGCCCGCGCCGGCGACGCCGGCAAGGGCTTCGCCGTGGTCGCCAGCGAAGTCAAAGCCCTCGCCAAACAGACGGCCGACGCCACCGGCGAGATTCGCTCTCGGATCGAGGGCATTCAGAACAGCACCGACAGCGCCGTCTCCGCGATCGGCGAGATCTCCACGGTGATCGAGAAGATCAACCAGATCCAATCCGTCATCGCCTCGTCGGTCGAAGAGCAGGTCGCCACCATGTCCGAGATTTCCAACAACTCGTCCGAGGCCGCCCGCGGCAGCACCGACATCGCCCAAAACATCCAGACCGTCTCCCGCGCCGCCTCCGGCTCCAGCGAAGCCGCAGGCCGCACGGCCGCCGCCGCCAACGAGCTCATCTCCCTCTCCTCCCAACTCACCGCCATCGTCACCCGCTTCCGGCTGGAGGACGAAACCAACGCGACCGCGATTCCCAAGGCGCAGGTCGCGACCGCGACCCACGCGAGCCCGAGCGCCCGAGCGCCCATGCCCGTTCGCGCGCCGGCCAAGCGGTCCGCCCCGGCCCGAAAAGCCCCCGTCGTCTGAGACGATCGGTCCTACGGCCGTTTCGCTTTCCATCCACCGTCGGCCGCGCGAGGAGTGCCGCGGCCGACACACCGTTTGCCCCGCATTCCGACCGGAACGACGCGGTCCACCCACGCGACCCGAGAGGCTCACGAACTACCGCGTCTCCCCGGCGCGGCCCCGGTTGATTCCACGCGTCCCGTGGAAGGCAGGCATCGGTGCCGTGAGATGTCTCGAGCTTCGGCACAGGCTCCGAACGCCGCCGAGACCCGATCTACGCGCCCTGCGCCTTCGGTCCACTACCTCTTGCAGGCCGCCTGTCGGTGCGGGCGGTAGGCAGCCGCTCGGTTCTGCCCGCCCGCGCGGTCTGCGCCCGAGGAAACGCGCCGCTCGACGCGACGCGCCCGCCCCCCCCGAGAGTGTTGGTGCGCGATGGATCTCCGTTTCGTCCAGCGCGCAGCCGTGCCCGACCGCTACGGCGTGGGAAGCTCGTAGACTTCGATCAGAGCGATGCCGTCGGCCCCGCTTTCCGCGGTAACGTGGGCGGTGTAGACACCCGGCGCGAACGTGACGAGAACGGCGGCATCCTTGCTTCCAGCATCGAGCGGGAAGGCGCCCGTCGTCGTTGTCGCCGCGACGAGTTCGTCGGCCGTGTTCACGCCGGTGCCCCAGGCGGAGTTTCGAGCGATCGCATCGCCCTGCTGGAAAATCGTGAGCGTCGGATCGGCTACGGGATCGGCGACATCGAGCGCAGCGAGCGTCGGGCCGATGCCGCGGACGAGGACGCGCTTCGGCGCGTTGCCGGTCACGACGAATCCGGCGATCAGCGTGTCGTCGCCAGGCCCGACGTAGCCGCGAGTCGAAATATTGAGCAACCGCTGGGATTCTTCGGCCGGATTCAGGCTGGCGTCGTAGATCTCGGCGAGCGCGACCCCGCCCGCACTCGCGTTCGCGGCTTCGATGACCGCGGTGTAGACTCCGGGCGGCAGCGTGACGAGCATCGCGGCATCTTTGCTGCCTGCTTCCAGCGGGAATGCGCCCGTGTGCAGTGTCGCCGCGGCGATAGCGGCCGCATTGTCGGCCGAACCCCAGTCGTCGTTGGTCGCTACCACGACCCCGTCGTGGACGAGCGTCATGCGCGGATCGGCGAGTCGGCTCGCGGGTTCGAGCCCCTCGAGTCCCGGACCCACCGCGCGCAACAGGACCGACTTGGCCTCGTCGCCACCGACCACGAAACCGGCGATAACGACATTCTCGCCGCTGCCCACGCGGGCGCGCGAGGACAAGTTGACGAGGCGATCGGTCCGCGCCGTGCCGGTGCGCAAGCCGGCGAAGTCCGTCGCGTCGCCACCTGGGCGCACGATCGCGCCGTCCATCGCGGTGGTGACGGCATCGACGTTGCCTTCGAACGCCGCGCCACCGCTCAAGTCCACGTGGAAATCCCCGCTCCATGCATCGAGGGCACCCGCGCCCGCCGCCACGAGATCGGCCGTCCTCGCGAGTGCGTAGACCGAGCCCGAGGCGCCGACGACCGAGTAGACGGCATCGGTCCCCGGGCCCAACGAGGCGACGGAGTAAGAACCGCCCATCGACGCCGTCGGTCCGGCGAACGGATCGGCGACCGCGGTGTAGGTGAGCGCGAGTTCATCGATCGAGCCTGCGAGCGAGTGGCGGGCGAACTGCCCGCGGAAGGTCCACGTTTCGACCGCCGTCGCCTCGTCGGCCCCGCCCTCGCCCGCCGGCGGTTGCGACGGTTTGATCGGCTGCGTGGTGGTCGTGAACGCACCGTTCGCGTCCAGCGTGAAGCTCACGACGAAACCGGCGCAGCGGCCCTGAAGGAAACCGAGCAACTGGCCCCGCGTGCCGCCGCGGTCGAGATGAGCGGCGAACGAG from Opitutales bacterium ASA1 encodes the following:
- a CDS encoding methyl-accepting chemotaxis protein; the encoded protein is MRLNLSIGAKILSFAGALCALNLIIAGAGILGIRSIHTEGAIVAEKSLPAVTQASTMNYLPMINMVRLFRLLTPISDADRKAIETATLEDTKTFYAADKIYQSTITTPEERAAYEELDRRHSSYLALRKQFLELVEKDPEQAQSILAVQMAASLNEFSEQTLSILGNAAAQGEASGRALVSTVERTSLVLVSVAIAGIALSVALALVVARSITRPLSKTVEFAETVAGGDLTRSMDVRGNDEIAALTRSLNDMVHGLRTSIGAIARGSHALDNTSQELSALGSEVSTNAEETSSQSSAAASAAEQVSASVATVATASEEMTASIREIAQRATEAAHIAARAAEVAATTNSTVATLGESSRRVGDVIKVITTIAEQTNLLALNATIEAARAGDAGKGFAVVASEVKALAKQTADATGEIRSRIEGIQNSTDSAVSAIGEISTVIEKINQIQSVIASSVEEQVATMSEISNNSSEAARGSTDIAQNIQTVSRAASGSSEAAGRTAAAANELISLSSQLTAIVTRFRLEDETNATAIPKAQVATATHASPSARAPMPVRAPAKRSAPARKAPVV